The DNA segment AATTCATTGTTGATGGGTGAGACTTTATGACCAAGGCAAAAATATTGATCGTTGATGATCGACCGGAAAATCTTTTGACACTCGAAAGTCTGCTCGACAATCCTGATGTGGATGTTATCCGTGCCAATTCGGGCGGTGAAGCATTGGCCAAGACTCTGGACCACGACTTCGCGCTCGTTTTGTTGGATGTCCAGATGCCGGATATGGATGGGTATGAGGTTGCCGAGTTGATGCGTGGCAATAAGAATACGAGGAATATCCCGATCATTTTCGTGACTGCGAAGGTCGATAACATGAATCAGGTCTTTCGAGGATATGAATCGGGTGCAGTGGATTATCTTTTCAAGCCCCTTGATGCCAAGGTTTTTCAGAGCAAAGTGGGTATTTTTCTGGACCTCTTTCGACAGAAAGCACAACTGGAGCAGAAGACCAGAGAACTGGATGCAAAAGTTGTGGAGCTGGAAGAATTGCAGCAGATTTTGGAAGAGACCAATGAGCAGCTTCGTTTGCTTTCTGCCATGGATGGCCTGACCGGATTGCTGAATCGCCGCCGTTTCGAC comes from the Pseudodesulfovibrio piezophilus C1TLV30 genome and includes:
- a CDS encoding GGDEF domain-containing response regulator, with product MTKAKILIVDDRPENLLTLESLLDNPDVDVIRANSGGEALAKTLDHDFALVLLDVQMPDMDGYEVAELMRGNKNTRNIPIIFVTAKVDNMNQVFRGYESGAVDYLFKPLDAKVFQSKVGIFLDLFRQKAQLEQKTRELDAKVVELEELQQILEETNEQLRLLSAMDGLTGLLNRRRFDEILQEEWQRCLRDGCPLSLLLVDIDHFKAYNDSYGHLMGDNCLKKVSGMLANSLQRHVDKVARYGGEEFTIVLPSTDEEGAMQVAERMRANVEELGIEHCDSDTCGNVTISVGVGSVMPKADGSSHNLLDQADKALYKAKKEGRNRCCTIRHC